In Arvicola amphibius chromosome 13, mArvAmp1.2, whole genome shotgun sequence, a genomic segment contains:
- the LOC119799774 gene encoding translation machinery-associated protein 7-like, which produces MSGREDGKKKPLKQPKKQANEMDEEDKAFKQKQKEEQKKLEELKDKAAGKGPLAMGGIKKSGKK; this is translated from the coding sequence ATGTCTGGCCGGGAGGATGGCAAAAAGAAGCCCCTGAAACAGCCCAAGAAGCAGGCCAATGAAATGGACGAGGAAGATAAGGCTttcaagcagaaacaaaaagaggagcagaagaaacTCGAGGAGCTAAAAGACAAGGCTGCGGGGAAGGGACCGCTGGCCATGGGTGGAATTAAGAAATCTGGCAAAAAGTAA